A stretch of Chrysemys picta bellii isolate R12L10 unplaced genomic scaffold, ASM1138683v2 scaf239, whole genome shotgun sequence DNA encodes these proteins:
- the LOC135978390 gene encoding syntaxin-binding protein 6-like, translating to HWVANDTSVISGNSILHSAADSVTSAVQKASQALNERGERLGRAEEKTEDMKNSAQQFAETAHKLAMKHKC from the exons CATTGGGTTGCTAATGATACATCTGTCATTTCAGGAAACAGCATACTCCATTCAGCAGCAGACAGTGTGACCAGTGCAGTACAGAAGGCAAGTCAGGCTTTGAATGAGCGTGGTGAAAGGTTAGGTCGGGCAGAAGAAAAGACAGAGGATATGAAAAACAGTGCCCAGCAGTTTGCAGAAACTGCACACAAG CTTGCCATGAAGCACAAATGTTGA